DNA sequence from the Alkaliphilus metalliredigens QYMF genome:
TATCTGAGGAGTGGAAAATTAAGGGCCAAGAGCCTAGTGAAGGGTATTTGCTTATCACAAGGTTTATGTCTATTGGAGTACTGGCTGTCATATGGATCATACTGCCTAGTTGAAAAATGAATATAAGTGTATATATAAACAGGTAGTTTCGTTTGAAACTACCTGTTTTATCAATATTTTACTGCATATCGTCTCGATGCTCTACTAAATCTATGGCACCTAACACGACATGGGCCAATCCGAAACCAATTATACCAGCAGTAATCATTGGCGTCATCCTTTTACGCTTCATTACAGTTCCTGTGGCTGTTACAACAGTACCTAATACAGTTGGGATTAATCCTTCTTGAACTTTCATAAAAAGAACGCCTCCTTTTTTGTTAATGAAGTTCTCTAATAGTATCATACAATGAGTTGCTTTTTATCCATATCAGGCACAGTAAGATAATGTAAAAGATGGTTGCAAATGATTTAATAATACTTTAAATTGGTGTTCTGATTACCTTTAAAACAAATGGATAAATCTACAAAGGATATAAATGACTAAATTATGGTAAAAAAAGTGAATAAGAAGCTACTAAGGACAAAAATTGACGAAAGTGACTTTCGAGGATATACTTTCTCTAAAAGAAAAGCAATTAGGAGGTACAACAGATGAATTGGAAAATCATATCAATGATGGTTTTAATCATATTTTTTGCCACGGGTTTGATGGCATGTCAGCAACACAACGAGAGTACAGAGGAAGAAGAAACAGTTTTAATCATAGAGGAACCACAAGAAGGAGAATTACAAGTAGAAGAATTAGAAATAGAGGAAATCCAGATCATTGAAGGGTTGATTCAAGAGATGACATTAGAAGAAAAGATAGGTCAGTTGTTTATGCCAGCCTTTAGAAGTGATCATGAAGGACGACCTCTAAAGAAAATAAATGAATCGGTAAAAGAACAAATCAAACAGTATCATTTAGGTGGTATCATCTTATTTGCTGAAAACATTGAATCGATTGACCAGACAAAAAAATTGATCGATGACATGCAAAAAAACAGTCGCCTTCCTATGTTCATTGCAGTCGATGAGGAGGGAGGCAGAGTCACGCGATTGAATCATAGTCGATCTCAACTTCCTGCTACTCAACTTCCAGGAAATGAAGTGCTAGGAAAAACAAAGGATCCCACACTATCCTATGAGGTAGGGCGATTATTGGGAAGAGAGCTATTATCTCTTGGATTTAATATGAATCTAGCCCCGGTGGCAGATGTCAATACAAATGCCAAAAATCCCGTCATAGGAGACCGTTCCTTTAGTGATAATCCCCAAGAAGTAGGAATCATGGCAAGTGAGATGGCGAGAGGATTACAAAATGAAAATGTAAGTGCTGTATTCAAGCATTTTCCTGGACATGGAGATACTGAATTTGACACGCATCATCAAGCTGTTGTCATTAATCATGATTTGGAGCGGCTACAGTCGGTAGAATGGGTTCCCTTTCGGAAGGGAATCGAGGTGAGTGTTGATGCAATCATGACGGCCCATATACAAATGCCACAAATAACGGGAAATGATTTTCCCGCCACGCTGTCTAGCAAGATCATTACAGAAATCCTAAGGGAGGAAATGGGATATGAAGGGATGGTCATTACGGATGCTTTGGAAATGTCAGCTGTTTCCCAGCATTATACCTCGGCAGAAGCAGCAGTATTAGCCATTGAAGCAGGAGTGGATATTCTTTTGATGCCTAGGTCATTAGAGGAGGCCTATGGGGGGGTCCTTGAGGCAGTATCCCTTGGTTTGATCACTGAGGAAAGAATAGAGGAATCAGTTCGTAGGATTCTTCAAGTTAAGCTTAAAAGAGGTGTTTTAGAGGGATCCCAGACTAAAGAAGACCCATTTGAGGTGATTGGTTCTGCTTACCATGCAAAAATTGTGAAAGAAATAATGAATAAGCTAGGAAGATAGAAGATATGGTCCCATAAGGGAAGAATTTTATAGATAAGCCTGCTAATGTCTTGTGAGATTCGGTGAGAGTATGAGGAATATATATAGAGAGTATGAGGGAATTTGTGGGTAAAAATAGAATGTGATAGGCTATAGTAGGGTTGGAAAAACAAGAATCCCAAAAAAATTATAGGAGATGATTTTGTTTTGAGTAATTTGAATAGCGATGATGTTAGGCGGATGGTTAAAGAAGAGAATGTGAGGTTCATCCACCTGCAGTTTACGGACATTTTTGGAAAACTAAAAAATGTAGCCATCACACCACAACAATTGGATACAGCATTAGACAATGAAATTATGTTTGATGGATCTTCAATTGATGGTTTCACAGGTGTAGAAGAATCTGACATGTATTTAGCGCCAGACCCTTCGACTTTCGTTATTTTTCCTTGGGTTTCAAATGGTTTCGGAACGGTAGCAAGAATGATTTGTGATGTATATAAACCAGATGGAAGTCACTTTGAAGGATGTCCTCGTGGAATTTTAAAGAGAACATTAAGTGAGTTAAAAGAATACGGTTTTGATTACTTTGTAGGTCCAGAAGTGGAGTTCTTCTTATTTGAAAGAGATGCAAATGGAAATCCTACTAGGGAAATTAATGATCATGCGGGATATTTCGATTTAGCCCCAACTGATGAAGGTGAGATTGCCCGTAGACATATGTGTCTAACACTTGAAGAGATGGGATTCTATATTGAAATGTCACACCATGAAGCCGCACCGGGACAGCATGAAATCGGATTTAGATATGATGATGCACTGACTACAGCAGACAATGTGTCAACATTTAAGCAGGTTGTTAAAACCATTGCAAAAGAACATAAATTACATGCCACATTTATGCCTAAGCCCTTAACGGGAAAACATGGGACCTGTATGCATTTAAACCAATCCCTATATAAAGATGGTAAAAATGCCTTTGTAGATACAAATGATGAACTACAATTAAGCCAGGAAGCCTACTATTTTATTGGTGGACTGATTAAATATGCTAGAGAATTTGCAGCCATTACCAATGCCACTGTTAATTCCTACAAACGATTTGTACCAGGATTTGAAGCCCCTACAGACATTGCATGGGCAACGGCCAATCGATCACCTTTGATTAGAATACCAGCAAAGCGGGGAGAGGCCACAAGGGTAGAACTACGGAATCCAGATCCAACAGCCAATCATTATTTAGCCTTTGCGGCGGCATTGGCAGCAGGATTAGAAGGAATTAAGAATAAAATTATTCCTCCTGAATGCTGTAATGTAAATATGTATGATATAGATGAAAAAATTAAAGAAAAACAAGATATTGAAAAGTTTCCTAGTGATTTAAGAGAAGCCATCAATGAACTTGAAAATAGTGAATTGATGAAAAAGACATTAGGAGAACATACCCATAGAACATATATTGCGGCAAAGAAAGCCGAGTGGAATGAATATGCCCACCAAATCCATGATTGGGAATTCAAACGATATTTAAATGAATAGAAGTTAATATGATGAGAAGAATAAACTAAAATCAATCAATAATGAGAAAGGCAGGGATGCTAAGTCCTTGTCTTTCTCATTATTCAGAAGGAGATAGACTTAAGACTAAATCATTTTCGTTGGAGTGTATCAGAGAAATAAGCATCTCTTATGGATTATACTAGGGAAAAATGCAAAAATCTAGTATAATATAATGAATAAAACCAGACTTAATCTAGTGGAAGCTTTGACTCCCATGGAGATAACAATATTATTGATGACAAGGTAGACATACCAAAGGAGGGACAAAATGATTTCTGTACTGATCGTAGAAGATGATCAAATGGTAGCAAAACTAAACAAGCATTATGTAGAAAGTGTTCAAGGGTTTGAAGTTGTGGGGGTAGCAAATGATGGAGAAAAGGCATGGAAATTTATTAATCATAACAATGTTGACTTAATTATTTTAGATATACATATGGCTAAAGTCGATGGGCTTGCTTTCTTAAAGGAAATGAGGAAAAAACTGATTCAGGCAGATGTCATTTTTGTGACAGCGGCCCAGGAATCCGAAACGATAGACGAGGGTTTGAAATTAGGAGCGGTGGATTATTTGATTAAACCCTTTGAATATGAAAGAATGAAAAGTGCCCTGGAAAATTATGAACGAAGATATCATTTGTTGCGAAAAGAACATGTGATTAAACAAGAGGACATTGATAAGATCACAACAAAAAACCCAACACACAACCAAAGGCCATTACCAAAAGGGCTTCATGAGAAAACACTGAAAAAAGTAAGAAGATATATGCAAGATCACAAAGATGAGTTATTGACAAGTGATGAAGTCGCTGCAGAATTAGAATTTTCCAGAGTGACAGTACGTCGATATTTAGAATATTTAGTGTCCATTGGAGAGCTCACACTAGAAATAGAATATGGATCAATAGGCAGACCAAGTAACAAATATAAAATGAGACTTAATTCAGAGGGAGTCTCTGTTCCCACTGAATTGTAGCCGAATTTATTTCGAGGATACAGTGCTTGATCTCCTGCGAGAAAAGGAAGCGGGAGTCTAAGCAATGTACCGAAGATAAAATGAGACTTAATTCAGAGGGAGTCTCTGTTCCCACTGAATTGTAGCCGAATTTATTTTGAGGATATAGTGTTTGACCTCCTGTGAGAAAAGGAGCAGGAGTCTAGCAATATGCCGAAGATAAAATGAGACTTAGTTCAATAAGTAGACAAATAGATAAAGAAATGAGGATGGTTTTAATGAATTATGGTGAAAGAAGTTTGAAAATGCATGAAGAAAAGAGAGGCAAGATTGCTGTCGCATCAAAGGTAACGGTCAAAAATAGAGATGATTTAAGCTTAGCCTATACCCCAGGTGTAGCTGAGCCCTGTAAGAAAATTCATGAGGATAAGGAAAATGTATATAAATATACAGCAAAAGGGAATTTAGTGGCAGTGGTCACCGATGGAACCGCTGTTTTAGGGTTAGGGGATATCGGACCAGAGGCGGCGATGCCTGTTATGGAAGGAAAGGCAATCCTGTTTAAGGATTTTGCTGATGTAGATGCTTTCCCTATTTGTCTAGACACAAAGGATGTAGATGAAATTGTTAAGGCGGTCAAATTCATTGCGCCGACATTTGGGGGAATCAACCTAGAAGATATCGGTGCACCAAGATGTTTTGAGATTGAAGAAAGATTAAAAAAAGAGTTAGATATCCCAGTATTCCATGATGATCAGCATGGAACAGCCATCGTTGTTGTTGCCGGAATCATCAACGCTCTAAAGGTGGTTAATAAGAAAATAGAAGAGACGATTATTGTCGTCAATGGAGCTGGAGCAGCGGGAGTTGCCATTACAAAAATGTTGAATAATATGAATCCTAAAGATGTTCTACTCTGTGACAGACAAGGGATTTTGTATCCAGGATCTCCGGAAAACAATGAATACAAGGAAGCAATGGCTCAGGTGACCAATAAGGATAAAAGAAAA
Encoded proteins:
- a CDS encoding NAD(P)-dependent malic enzyme encodes the protein MNYGERSLKMHEEKRGKIAVASKVTVKNRDDLSLAYTPGVAEPCKKIHEDKENVYKYTAKGNLVAVVTDGTAVLGLGDIGPEAAMPVMEGKAILFKDFADVDAFPICLDTKDVDEIVKAVKFIAPTFGGINLEDIGAPRCFEIEERLKKELDIPVFHDDQHGTAIVVVAGIINALKVVNKKIEETIIVVNGAGAAGVAITKMLNNMNPKDVLLCDRQGILYPGSPENNEYKEAMAQVTNKDKRKGKLEEAMKGADIFIGVSASNVVTEEMVRTMNQDAIIFGMANPVPEIMPDLALKAGAKVVGSGRSDFPNQINNILAFPGVFRGALDVRASEINEEMKLAAAQGIASIISEEELRADYVIPDPFDKRVAGRVAQAVAKAARETGVAKK
- the nagZ gene encoding beta-N-acetylhexosaminidase, giving the protein MNWKIISMMVLIIFFATGLMACQQHNESTEEEETVLIIEEPQEGELQVEELEIEEIQIIEGLIQEMTLEEKIGQLFMPAFRSDHEGRPLKKINESVKEQIKQYHLGGIILFAENIESIDQTKKLIDDMQKNSRLPMFIAVDEEGGRVTRLNHSRSQLPATQLPGNEVLGKTKDPTLSYEVGRLLGRELLSLGFNMNLAPVADVNTNAKNPVIGDRSFSDNPQEVGIMASEMARGLQNENVSAVFKHFPGHGDTEFDTHHQAVVINHDLERLQSVEWVPFRKGIEVSVDAIMTAHIQMPQITGNDFPATLSSKIITEILREEMGYEGMVITDALEMSAVSQHYTSAEAAVLAIEAGVDILLMPRSLEEAYGGVLEAVSLGLITEERIEESVRRILQVKLKRGVLEGSQTKEDPFEVIGSAYHAKIVKEIMNKLGR
- a CDS encoding response regulator → MISVLIVEDDQMVAKLNKHYVESVQGFEVVGVANDGEKAWKFINHNNVDLIILDIHMAKVDGLAFLKEMRKKLIQADVIFVTAAQESETIDEGLKLGAVDYLIKPFEYERMKSALENYERRYHLLRKEHVIKQEDIDKITTKNPTHNQRPLPKGLHEKTLKKVRRYMQDHKDELLTSDEVAAELEFSRVTVRRYLEYLVSIGELTLEIEYGSIGRPSNKYKMRLNSEGVSVPTEL
- a CDS encoding DUF6199 family natural product biosynthesis protein; this encodes MPIFFKLSITVFLLVGILKPQIAWQLSEEWKIKGQEPSEGYLLITRFMSIGVLAVIWIILPS
- the glnA gene encoding type I glutamate--ammonia ligase yields the protein MSNLNSDDVRRMVKEENVRFIHLQFTDIFGKLKNVAITPQQLDTALDNEIMFDGSSIDGFTGVEESDMYLAPDPSTFVIFPWVSNGFGTVARMICDVYKPDGSHFEGCPRGILKRTLSELKEYGFDYFVGPEVEFFLFERDANGNPTREINDHAGYFDLAPTDEGEIARRHMCLTLEEMGFYIEMSHHEAAPGQHEIGFRYDDALTTADNVSTFKQVVKTIAKEHKLHATFMPKPLTGKHGTCMHLNQSLYKDGKNAFVDTNDELQLSQEAYYFIGGLIKYAREFAAITNATVNSYKRFVPGFEAPTDIAWATANRSPLIRIPAKRGEATRVELRNPDPTANHYLAFAAALAAGLEGIKNKIIPPECCNVNMYDIDEKIKEKQDIEKFPSDLREAINELENSELMKKTLGEHTHRTYIAAKKAEWNEYAHQIHDWEFKRYLNE